In Streptomyces alboniger, the following are encoded in one genomic region:
- a CDS encoding VOC family protein — MRREARGAPCWLSLAARDVRAAEEFYGRVLGWCHVPLLGPPGKARSLMLKAGVPVGTIGRTTCESGVHAGWMPYFAVDDVDAAAGRLRDRGATVAVGPLATHAGRAAVAACPEGAVFGLRHRAPDSLWAVGEGPVGRLELHTRDIFAAALFYGGVLGWAGDPGESCAVEYVNDQIAVRDGARRVAALTQGVAPGTEDQYRWHTSFRVDDVDAAAAAAVREGGRVIAPPRGSGTRREAVLGDREGVAFTVLKS; from the coding sequence GTGAGGCGGGAGGCGCGCGGTGCGCCCTGCTGGCTGAGCCTGGCCGCGCGGGACGTCCGGGCCGCCGAGGAGTTCTACGGCCGGGTCCTCGGCTGGTGCCACGTGCCGCTGCTCGGCCCGCCGGGCAAGGCGCGATCCCTGATGCTGAAGGCGGGGGTGCCGGTCGGCACCATCGGCCGGACCACCTGCGAGTCGGGCGTCCACGCGGGCTGGATGCCGTACTTCGCCGTCGACGACGTGGACGCCGCCGCCGGGCGGCTGCGCGACCGGGGCGCCACCGTGGCGGTCGGCCCGCTGGCCACCCACGCCGGGCGGGCCGCCGTGGCCGCGTGCCCGGAAGGCGCGGTGTTCGGGCTGCGCCACCGCGCCCCCGACAGCCTGTGGGCGGTGGGGGAGGGCCCGGTCGGCCGACTTGAGCTGCACACGCGGGACATCTTCGCCGCGGCGCTCTTCTACGGCGGCGTACTCGGCTGGGCCGGCGACCCCGGCGAGAGCTGCGCCGTGGAGTACGTCAACGACCAGATCGCGGTGCGGGACGGGGCGCGCAGGGTCGCAGCGCTCACGCAGGGAGTCGCTCCCGGCACCGAGGACCAGTACCGCTGGCACACGTCGTTCCGGGTGGACGACGTCGACGCGGCCGCCGCGGCGGCCGTGCGCGAGGGCGGACGCGTCATCGCACCACCGCGCGGGTCGGGCACCCGGCGGGAGGCCGTGCTGGGGGACCGCGAGGGCGTCGCCTTCACGGTCCTCAAGAGCTGA
- a CDS encoding PP2C family protein-serine/threonine phosphatase, with protein MASQSSVPGPGEQLLEQLLASAHAATPMELPALVQRFADAAGLDRIDVYLVDLQQRHLVPLAEGPPALGVDSSVAGSAYRAHTLRVEELAHGRITTWLPLIDGVERLGVIGATASAIDGVLLRRCRTLASILAMVITSKRTASDTFARRTRSEVMQLPAEMLRAFLPPRTIGNSDVISTAVLEPAYDIGGDVFDHSLTRSTLYVTILDAMGHNLMSGLTTAVAMAGCRNARRAEAELPELVDSVQQALARWLPEQFCTGILAQLDLAGGVLRWCNCGHPPPLLIRDHRVLDRALERPAQPPLGTPALLAGVEWEVHEEALQPGDRVLMYTDGVTELRTGGDSEFGLDRFTDSIIRATAAGEPAPEALRQLIHSILDRQDNQLRDDATLLLLEWRPPGTR; from the coding sequence ATGGCGAGCCAATCCAGCGTTCCCGGCCCCGGAGAGCAACTACTCGAACAACTGCTCGCCTCGGCACATGCGGCGACCCCGATGGAGCTGCCCGCCCTGGTGCAGCGCTTCGCCGACGCCGCGGGGCTCGACCGGATCGACGTATATCTGGTGGATCTGCAACAGCGTCATCTGGTGCCGCTGGCCGAGGGGCCGCCCGCCCTCGGAGTGGACTCCTCCGTAGCCGGTTCGGCCTACCGGGCCCACACGCTGCGCGTCGAGGAACTGGCGCACGGCCGCATCACCACCTGGCTGCCGCTGATCGACGGGGTCGAACGCCTCGGCGTCATCGGCGCCACGGCCTCGGCCATCGACGGGGTGCTGCTGCGGCGCTGCCGCACGCTCGCCTCCATCCTGGCCATGGTGATCACCTCCAAGCGCACCGCCAGCGACACCTTCGCGCGCCGGACACGCTCCGAGGTCATGCAGCTGCCCGCCGAGATGCTCCGCGCCTTTCTGCCGCCCCGGACGATCGGCAACTCCGACGTCATCTCGACCGCCGTCCTCGAACCGGCGTACGACATCGGCGGCGATGTCTTCGACCACTCCCTGACGCGTTCCACCCTGTACGTGACGATCCTCGACGCCATGGGCCACAACCTCATGTCGGGCCTGACCACCGCCGTGGCCATGGCCGGCTGCCGCAACGCCCGCCGCGCGGAGGCCGAGCTGCCCGAACTGGTCGACAGCGTCCAGCAGGCGCTCGCCCGGTGGCTGCCCGAGCAGTTCTGCACGGGGATCCTCGCCCAGCTGGACCTGGCGGGGGGCGTCCTGCGGTGGTGCAACTGCGGCCATCCCCCGCCCCTGCTGATCCGGGACCACCGCGTGCTCGACCGGGCGCTGGAGCGGCCCGCCCAGCCACCTCTGGGCACGCCCGCGCTGCTCGCCGGCGTCGAGTGGGAGGTGCACGAGGAGGCGCTCCAGCCGGGCGACCGCGTCCTGATGTACACCGACGGCGTCACGGAGCTGCGGACGGGAGGCGACTCCGAGTTCGGCCTCGACCGCTTCACCGACAGCATCATCCGGGCCACGGCCGCGGGCGAACCGGCCCCGGAGGCGCTGCGCCAGCTCATCCACTCCATCCTCGACCGGCAGGACAACCAGCTGCGGGACGACGCGACGCTGCTGCTGCTCGAATGGCGCCCGCCCGGCACCCGCTGA